GATAAAATGTGCAAAGTGGATTTATTATCTTTTGACAGAGGGAACATTAGAATATAGCTTTGGTCATTGCAAGAATAAGAATTCCTTTCTTGCcaagaaataaactttaaatatccCAAGGCCAACCCACTAAGCATAGAAATTTAACAAATTTCATATGTCTAGATAATCAGCAGTGAAACAACGGTGTTTCATTGCAGTTATAGTCATTATATcccaaaattttattataaatcttacatgatttaaattaaaaaacaagactTGAATGaagttttcttaaataatttcttgtattttttcagATTATGTATTATTGAGTTTAAAGAGCTCTTACAGGAAGATGACAGTATCACTGTCAGGAGGAAAGTGAACTGTACatactgttttatttataattatcattttcttttggcATATCTATGTGATTATATGATtcaacataataaatattattctgTTCTATTATTCTTTATCATAAAGTCAGGAAAGTGACATGTTATTATTGAATAGGAGCATGAATATTAAGTTAGAATATTccttaagaaaaattaaatacacaGTAAAGTACAAACAAGAATAGATTATTGCTCTTATCTATTCTTTTTAGgttattaagttttaaaatttaaaatatttgttttggttttctcctttctgctTAACTTTGTCTAATTTTTCCTGAAttatttgcatatgcatatatatgtatagtattGTGGGGATGgagacctctctctctttctctctctctctctctctctctctctctctctctctctctctctgtgtgtgtgtgtgtgtgtgtgtgtgtgtgtgtgtgtgtgtgtgtgtatgtgtgtgcgtgtgctggAGCACAACTTGCCGTggtcagttatctccttccatcatgtgtatCTCAAAGATGCATCTCAGGCCATAAAGCCCACTTGAAAATACTTCTATATACAGATCCTACTTGCTAGCCCTACATATCTAAAATATCAATGCCTCCCATAACTGGGCTTACAAGTTAATACCCTCAGTCcagcttttgttttcaaatgtgggttctggggattgaactccggcatttatgcttgcaaggcaaggaCATTCCAGAGTGAGCGCTCACCATACCTATAGTTTTAGTTCTTTTAATCTGAAACTATTTCCTTCCTCAATGATAATGAGTTTTTCAAGGGTCTGAGGTGTACTCCACTCTTGATTCATTTGCTAGTATTTACTTAttccaaaataattattttaatataatgtcTTTCATCCTAATTATCTGAACAACCCAATGTGAAAgaaatttttagtttcttttattgtttttactggtgtgtgtgtgtgtgtgtgtgtgtgtgtgtgtgtgtgtgtgtgtgcgtgtgtgtgtgtgtgtgtgtgtatcatatgtgGAGGCCAAAAAAGGACATCAGATATCTTTGAACTGTTGTTACCTTCATTTTGAGCtaggatgctgggaagagaaatatGCTCCATTGCAAGATCAGTtcatactcttaactgctgagtcatctctctagccctgcaagtattttttattctttgtgaatttaaTGCATACCtataatgaaatatgatcatatattCCAGTATTTCCCTCTAACTACCCCTAACTCATCCTCTGATATTTGTCTTCTgacatttttaatgttaaaatttgTCTATGAAGTCTCCACCTAAATGGCTTTGTCAACCTAAGCTCATGGCTGGACTATGTTATTACTTATATAGTTGCACATgcaccttatttttaaatttttattgtgattAGATTGCTTAAAGAGGTTCCATGGACTTTGAAGACTTGATTTTATAAATTATGAACTTCCTTTCATAACTTTACTATGGATTCCTACATCTGTTCACAAGCTATGCAGTGTGAGGTTCAAATTCTGAAGAAATTCCCAGCCTAACTAAAAAAAGAACCAACAGCTGACTCCTTTTAAGCACATCTACATGGAACTGAGTATTTTCCAATGAAAATGACGTGGAAATAGTTCTAATCCTAGACAATGGCCATCTTGCAGGATGTTCAAGAGTAGCCTAACAGTACTACATCTTGATGAACTAGAGGTGTGCTTTATAAGTGATGAAGTATTTGTGTTGATTTCATACAACGCTGGGTGTGACATTTCTTTAGCCTCTATTCATTACTCCCTCCATCTGTATCATTTCATTGTAGCTATATTAAGTATCAAGTTCCCTGGTTGCCCCATTTCCTACCTCTGTACCATTATTCATTAGCGACAACATGCACTCATGCCTTCTCTAAACCTGTTTCTTATATAACCTTACATGTTGTTTCTACTTATAATTAATTTGCTCAGCTACACTCAGGAATAAGAGTTTAAATAATCATTTTAGCTAAATTAAATATAAGTTCCTTGGTGATTCCAGAAGCAATTCATTTTGATATCAACTTTGAACATCTAAGACTTGATATCACAGATAGACAGTGAAGAAGGAACTATGGGAAAAATTCCTAACAGAACTTGAAGAAAAGGGTGACACGTTAATTGGAAACAGGAAGTACTCCTAGCTAACCCAAGGGTAGTGGAAAATTTTCTGAAGCAATGACAAACCCTGCCTATGACCTTATCTTATGCATTCCTGTCATTCTCTATTTTCTGGTCCCACAAACTACTCTAGATGAAAGTTGACAGTCAGGTTAGTAGGAGATGAAGAATTATAAAAGCCCCAGAAGAGGTTCATGTAGCAGAAGATACAAGCAGTTTCACCTTCAGAGAATGTGGATAGTCTGAGACTCAACAACTCCTGATATAGGATTTCTCAGTGGAAGCAGATAGTGTAAATACCCTAATTATACTAGAACTACATTCTGcgtccatgtatatctgcacaccagaagagggcaccagatctcataacagatagttgtgagccaccatgtggttgctaggaattgaactcaagacctctggaagagcagtcaatgctcttaacctcggagcgatctctccagcccccatgtgtCAGAACTTCTATATtgcatatttttattctgttcatttGCTGGAGAAATGAAGCCATTTGTACCACAGATTTTCTCACCTTCAGGAATTTGTTGAGGAGTTATGTTATAAAATCTATTTCTCCACTTTTAATTTCCTCCAAAATAACTACTACATATTCATCAAAAGTTTGTAAAATGTTCTGACCACAGAGCTTCCTTGCATTCGCAAAATGTGTTGGGGGAcccacatttctttttccttacgaattgttgatatttattttacaagtgtttatttactaatttttattgggcacttttaatatatgttaataaaTTGCTAATAGGTGACTGACAACTGACATTTGTCAGCTTGCTTTTCATATAAGAAGCAAAGTACCATACATAAAACAGTGAGTTGTATTGgtgttatattttttttctagaaagaaatCACTGTACTTCAGTATGCAGGTTTTCCACTGAGTCATATAGAGTATTAAAACATTTATACAAAAGATCTCCAATGCTTTTGTATGGGTAGGATCAACTTAGTAAGAATgccaatctttccaaaagcatttAACGGATTCAATGCTTTCCctatcaaaatactggcacaattcttcatagattttgaaagaacaataatcaactttatatgggaaaatgaaagacaaagctagccaaaaAAAACCTGtataataaagaaacttctggaggcatcaccatcactgacttcaagctctattatggagctatagtccagaaaacagcttgatattggcataaaaataggcaggtagaccaacagaatttaattgaaaaccctgatattaactcacacaccccGGAACACCCaatttttgtcaaagaagctaaaattatacaatgaaaaaagaaagtatattaaacaaaatttgctggcataactggattctggcttatagaagactgcagatagattaaTACCTATCTccatggacaaaacttaagtccaaatggatcaaagacttcaacataaatccagacatcCTGAACCTCttacaagagaaagtgggaagtacccttgaacaaattggtacaggagaatgctccctgaacataacaccagtagcatagacagtGAGATGGACCATCAATTAATGGGACATTCTGAAATTGAGAaagttctgtaaggcaaaggaaacactcagcaagacaaaatggcagcccacagactgggaaaagatattcaccagccccgcatctgacagacagctgatttccaaaataaacaaagaactcaagaagctagccacaaaaaaaaaatccaatttaaaagtgggatacagaaatagagaattctcaatagaagaatctaaaatggctgaaagatacttaagaaattgctcaatatccttagtcatcatggaattgcaattcaaaacaactctgagataccctcttacaTCAGCCACAATGGCTataatcaaaaacatcaatgacagtctatactggagaggatgtggagaaaggggaacgaacactcctccattgctggtgggaatgcaaacatTTTCACCCACTTGGAAAATCACtgtggcaatttctcagaaaaaatgTGAATCTATCTAcctgaagtagaggcaggtgaatccctgtgaatttgagaccagcctggtctacaagttctagatcctggacagcctccaaagctacagagaaaccctgtcttggaaaactccacacaaaaaagaaaccacaaaacaacagcaaaaaaaaaaaatctgcctcaagatccagctattccactcttggacatatacccaaatgatgcataTTCAGACagcaaggacatcagttcaacttTGTTCACAgatagcagcattgtttttaatagccagaacctggaaggaacctccacagaaaaatggatggagaaaatgtagatttacaaaatggagaattactcagtggaaaataaaacaatgaaatcttgagaGTGAATGGAATGAACTGTAAGAAATTATCCCGagtagctgaaagacacataagaaagtgttcaacatgcttagccatcagggaaatgcaaatcaaaacacctctgagataccatcttatacctgtcagaaaacctgaaatcaaaaacaccaatgacagtttatgctggtgaggatgtggagaaaggggaacactcctccactactggtgggagtgccaactcatacagccactttggaaatcagtatggtgatccttcagaaaaatgggaatcagtctaccacaagatccagcagttccactcttaggcatatactcaaaaggagcacattcatacaaggacatctgttcaattatgttcatcgcagcattttttgtaatagccagaaggtggaaacaacctagatgcccctcaactgaagaatggatagagaaaatgtggcacatttacacaatggagtacaactcagcggaaaataacaataacaatggaatcttaaaatttgcaggcaaatgtatggaagtagaagaaaccattctgagcaaggtagcccagtcacaaaaacacaaacatggtatgtactcactcatatatcaagttttgacatagagtaaaggattactagcctacaatccacactgccagataagctagtaaacaaggaggactctaagagagacatatatggtcccctggagaaaggaaaagagacaagCTATCCTGAGCAAAAGGGGAGCAGGGGGTTAGGGgatagggaactaggagaatgagaagaggagaaggagagtgaggaggacatgatggggcagagactttgagtttggggaagaacagaagagagcaaataCGATATactacaatagagggagacattatggatttaaagagaaatcaggcactagggaaatgtctggagagctacaaagatgacagcaactaacaatctaagcaacagaggagaggctatcttaaatgccatctcctgataatgagattgatgatgataattcatatgccatcctgtaaccttcatccagcagctggtggaagtagaagcagacacccacagctaaaccttgagctgaactggaatccatttgcagagaaggatgactgatgagcaatggggtccagaccaggctggtgaaacccacagaaacagctgacctgaacaagggagagctcttgttccccagattgatacctgagaaaccagcatgggactgatccagagtccatgaatgtgggtgtcagtgaggagaccttggaaatctatgtggcctcttgtagtggatcagtacttatccctagtatagaaatggacttttggagcccatcccacatggaaggatacttcctgagcctagacacaagggggagggcctaagtcctgtcccaaaggatataacagaatttgaagatgctatggaaggcctcatcctccctggtgagcagaaagtgtatgggacaGGAAGGATGTTATTTTtagggggggcagaggaggaggggagggagagggaccttggattgacatgtaaaataatcttttttttttttttggttttttgagacagggtttctctgtgtagctttggagcctatcctggcactcgctccggagaccaggctggcctcaaactcacaaagatctgcctgcctctgcctcctgagtgctggcattaaaggcgtgtgccaccaatgctcagctaaaataatctttctaattcaaataaaaagtatcaaaaacatttatacacaagGGTTAACATTTCCTacaattaatttctttttgtaattaaGTTAAATAGTATTCCAAAGTGATGGCATCTTTATTGTGCACATGTCCTACTGCAATGGAAACCAAGGCATTGCAAATGGTAGGCAAATGTTTTACTACCAATTTATACCCCAAGACCtatctttattttctcctttgagaTAGGTTCTTTAATATGGTTCTCAGATTGGCCTTATACTTATTCCTTAGCCCAGACAGGGCTAAAACTTTCAGTCCTTCTGCCTTTGCACCTTTAGTATCTTGGATTGCAGAACTTGACTGCCAATGAGTATTTGATACTTAAAAGTCTCTCACTATGAAGAACACAGAGTGGTGATCCTGCCTTAATCAAAGCTAAACCAATAGATCATTTCTTTGGTACCATGAGTACAGATGTCACAGAGTGAAATATTTAGTATGAAATGCACAGTAGACTAGTACAGTTACTGTAGAAAGATCTACATGATCCCAGTGAATAGGAGATCCCAGTCTGTTCATGCTTCCCAAGGTAACAAACTGCCAGATTATAGTACAATGAACTGACATTTATTCGTAAAGTCAGAGGAGTACATGTTGGATGCATctgtccagatttttttttaatttctaacaaGACTCTGGACTTATTGAAAGTTTACATACTGATATGAATCTTTGTCAGCATATGTAACTTATTATTTCATCTTTCAGAGTGAATTCATCCTTTGTAAATGATGACTTTGCCCATAAAATTCCCATTCCACTCAGTTCTTAccaatatgttttaaatattccaAACAGATATAAAGAAATGTCTACAcacttatatttattttccttaactATCCCTTTTATTTACCTTAACTTCCAGGTAACAATATGTAAAAACTATGTCACAGCATAATTTGTGATCCAGTGCTGCTGTTCTTCACTCATGTTTCCTGGTACAGAATATCTATAAGAGGGTGTGGAAGGTTGAACTTCACTCACATCTGAGGGTAAAGGGCTGCTAACAGGAAGCAGGCAATATTTATGAAAATTCTGTATCTTTGCCAGGAAGAACCTGCTGCTCTTTCTGGGAAACTCCTCTCCTCTGTACCAAGCACTACCCACCCTTTGATGCCCCTCCCTCAAATCCTATTATAAAAATACAGCCATCTCTGCCCTGACAAACCATCCCAAGATCTCTTCAAGATGGGTAAGTGGGAGCTGAAAGATGATGGAAGCTTTGCAGGGGTTCACCTGCCACTAGCAGAAGGTGTTCCAGGGTTCATGCTCTCACATAATAGAGAACTTTGTGAGTCAGTCAAGCGTAGCTGTGGAAAtctcagaggaagaaggaaacctGGATTTCCAGACCACAGGGGAAGATATGACAAAATTAGTGTCATACTACCAAACTAGTAGAGCGAAGGAGAGCAATGGTCCTTTCTGTGCACCCTCTCTAACCACACTACCTGGAGTGACTCTGATTGTTTCTCCCTAACAGGCAAGATGCTGTCTGGCATAGCACTCACCAGCGTGTCCTGGATCCTGCTATCCTGCCTGATGCTCTTAACTCAGGTGCAAGGTAAGACTTCTCTTCCTGTAGCACTGAGTTCGAGTGATTATTTGGAGTCAGGTAGCAGAGGAAAGTCTCATGAGGAATAATGAGGAATTTCTGTACAGAAAATCTGCTGTAACACCTCCACCATCCTGCATTCCTCCAGGTCACTGGTTGTGGAAAGTACCATGTTGGTTTGCCACCAGTGAAATGGACAAGATTTATCATTTTGTCAGGATGCTACAATTTATGTTGGTAGAATGAAGGGGGGAAATGATGATTAACAATGAAGTCTATGTGTGAAGAATGATGGACAACTTAGGTTAAGCCTATCAGCCCAGAGTTGGTGGAGTCATGAATTAATAcataggaaggaaaagaaatgttcattataaaaaaataagtctCAAAAACTATAAGAAGGCTTTATATTGATTTCCTTCCAAGAAATAGTCTACTAAAATAGTCCCTACTTTGAACAATCTATCTAaatcccacttttcatttcatcCCATTGCTCTATTTATCTTACTCCACCCAGGTGAAGACTCCCAGAAGGAAGTATTCTCAGCACGCATTAGTTGTCCTAAAGGCTCCATGGCTTATGGATCCTACTGCTACGCCTTGTTTCGGATACCACAGACTTGGTTTGATGCAGAAGTGAGTACTGAGAGGTGGAAAGCACATGTGGGTCACGGGGGAATGTTGGGTTCCATTCTCTCTAGTTTATTGTGTCTGAAATGAATACTGGACTTCAAAGTAGCCTGTTCCCTCGCCTACCTCTTCCTGGCCATTATTCAGTGCAGTCTCaatcttctttttattcttttcctcacCCAGCTGGCCTGTCAGAAGAGGCCTTCAGGACACCTTGTGTCTGTGCTCAGTGGAGCTGAAGCTTCATTCCTGTCCTCCATGGTGAAGAGCACAGGGAACAGCTACCCGTACATCTGGATTGGGCTCCATGATCCCACCCAGGTATGACATCCTCTTCTATGTTTCTGCTTACCTGCTATTATCACATAGGTACACTTGCTGAGCCTCTCCAGAAAGAACCCTAAAGGACACAGAGTTCAAAGATGGGGTGACACTGggacaaaggaaacagtcaagaTGAGACAGTAGAGATGAGCTCTGTGAGGATTCCTAGACTTCAGATGAAGTACATGTGCCGGTTCTTGACTTTTTTGAAGGTGTCACAGGAGGCATTGGAATAATTTGCTGTTAGTTTTAGAgagctatcacacacacacagtattttcaagaaatacagaataaagagacaaTCCATATTTTATCTTTGTGGAATAAATATTCTACTTCCATTTTAGAGGAAATTGTTAGTTTACCACAATATATATTTCAAGTAAATTTCAGTGAGTTCCAATTTTATCAGTAGTTCCTAGGTTTATAAACAGAAATGAAGCAACAATAATTTCTAGAGTCTTAAAAATTGTGTCTGATCAGAGCATTGAGAACCCTATCTTTTATCTGGTTTGCTCCTCATCAGGGTGAAGAACCCAATGGAGGTGGATGGGAGTGGAGTAACAGTGATGTGATGAACTACTTTAACTGGGAGAGGAAGCCATTTGCTGCCTTAGACCGTGGTTACTGTGGCAGCTTGTCAAGAGCTTCAGgtaagagagagaagagccaCGTCACCTTGAAGCATACCCATCTTCTCACATCTTGGGGTACCTCTAGCTAGGAAGTGGAATGCTGTCTTCTTCTGTCAGTTCTTTCATCTTCTTTATTGGCTTCTTGGATATGTCCTTCCTCTAGATTGTACTTAGAGGAAGTGAACAGGAGGGAGTGACTTTTAAGTTGGAGCCACAAATTGAGGCATTTCTTCATTATGTTCTCAAGATCCACAGTCCTCAATTACTTAACCCATTTTATCTTTCCAGGATTTCTGAAATGGAGAGACAATACCTGTGATGTGAAGTTGCCCTATGTCTGCAAATTCAGTGGATAGGCTTATCAAAAATCAAACAGCTAGAATTTGTCCTGAAGCTCATCATGGACATGGGACCAAATGTGAAGACTCACCCAGGAAGAGCATGTCCTATCCACGGTCCACATCAGACACCTCACTGCCTCTTTCCAAATCTTGCCTTAGTCATTTCTGTATAGGTTGAGGCCTCAAGTCTCagatagaaataataaaactttagtCACACTTTGAGTTTTTGTGTTCcatcaaaaatattatttattatcactGCCTAtgttatgcatgcatgtatgggtGTGTGAATACCACAGCATTTCCATGgaaatcagaggataactttggggAATCATTCTTATCTTCTatctattgagacagggtttctggttTTTTGCCACACAGTAAATTCACAAGGGTCGGGACAGTTGTCCAAACTCCTCTGCTTTCCACCTCTCCACAGGAGTACTGAGTTTACAAGTGGCAGACACTGTATCTAAGTGTTTTTAGTTATTCCCCTAGGAATTAGGGCAAACAAACTCACATCATCAGGCTTGAGAAATAAAACTTTAGCCtaccaagccatcttgctggccctgtgcatcatttctaattgaaaatactttgcatataatatataatgcattctggTCTCCTACCCCAACTCATCCCAGATCATCTCCACCTTTCTACCAATCCAATTTCATGATCTTTTTGTGTCTATcactttaaaacacaaataaacgaATAAACTAAAACCAAGAAGCAGACTCAAACTCTGcaaagacatgaaaatggaaaccaaaatattcaagcaAATGACAAATAACAGGAAGGTTGTCAGAATGGCAGAGGAGACATCGGATAATTCTTCTCAGTTCTGTCCATACAGACAGTGCCTAATGGTGCATGCTTAGCACTGCCCTATAACTAAGAATGTTGGCCGTGCTCATTGAGCGTTGTACTGTGACCATATGAAGGCATTACCTTCCTTTACAGTCAGGGCTCCAGTTGCAGGCTAATGACTGATGTTTTCAACAGTTCAAGAATCATCTTTGAAGACTAACATTAAAAACTGCAATCTATATGAATGATAATTTTTGTTGGATATggtaaaaagaaatgaacttaCCACAATAGTGCAGGCATAAAGAGTCTATAACTTTCTTATTCTCTttccaacaagacaaaaagaaaatctgaaagtaCTTTAGCAAATTCTTTTTGGACTAATGAGGGAATGGAAGCAGCAGGGAAAAATCCTTTTCTGGTTTTTACAGAAGAACCAAGTGCATAGCTTCCTCCGTCTATACCTATAAGATGTTGGAGTAAGGTTCAAGGCTATGTGGGGGTCCTTGGTGAGAGGAAAACACCTCTACAATCTCTTATTTCTAGAGAGACCTGCGAATACTCCCAATGGGaattcttttttcatataattcATCAATTTCTTATGATAAAAGCCAAGAATAATTACTGCAAGACCTGTAAGAGGGAGGAGAACATTAACCCTTTGAAGTCAGCTGTAAAACAAGTAACTCTCACGACAGCTTGTGCAAAGTGTTTATTCAAATCCTCCCTCCTTTATAGTTCCTGTTTTTTCTAGAGTGGGTAAAGCTAAGAAACCCTTTGTAAGTCTTGACCTTGGGTATAGGAccaacactgttttttttttttttttacttattttttgtgtgtgagtgtgcatgtacacatggacCAGTGATCAACTTTGTGTTTTTAAGGTGCCTAGGAAGTGTTAGTCCTCATGCTCTGTTTACCTTGTTTTATATCATGGGGTATCTCATTGGTCTGAAATTCCTAAATTCAGCCCTGATAGCTGAGATCCATCAGTCTTTGCTTTCCCTGTTCTGAGATTACAGAAATATGGCACCAcactcaacattttttttaaaaaaataagtggatactagacataaagcaaaagatacccagcctacaatccacaaccccagggaagctataaccctcttccagaaacaaatggaagcagatgaagatatccacaactaaccaatgggccaagctcctagagtacaattgaagtgagggagcagtgataatataaacaaaggaatcaagaccatgatggggaaacccacagaatcagctgacctgagctaatgagggatcactgactcaggactgacaaatgggaaacctgcataagactga
This is a stretch of genomic DNA from Cricetulus griseus strain 17A/GY chromosome 8, alternate assembly CriGri-PICRH-1.0, whole genome shotgun sequence. It encodes these proteins:
- the LOC100773719 gene encoding regenerating islet-derived protein 3-beta; the encoded protein is MLSGIALTSVSWILLSCLMLLTQVQGEDSQKEVFSARISCPKGSMAYGSYCYALFRIPQTWFDAELACQKRPSGHLVSVLSGAEASFLSSMVKSTGNSYPYIWIGLHDPTQGEEPNGGGWEWSNSDVMNYFNWERKPFAALDRGYCGSLSRASGFLKWRDNTCDVKLPYVCKFSG